One window from the genome of Aquabacterium sp. A3 encodes:
- a CDS encoding DUF2341 domain-containing protein — protein MKLARLFSAAVISAACVLPTVAHAWWNADFTQRTRVVFNTSDQGVTTQEALSGVVVPVRLHSGNFDFLNAKLDGSDLRVVAADDKTPLKFWVERFDGANELAVVWVQLPNLLPGTDKNMVHVYAGNEQAPAEATSPALFDGAMLAAVTFAGQTGEPAADASGQIASAGPVVRDNTGLIGAAARLDGQPLSWSADRLKAPGNGPYSISLWFKPEALTGTLVSQGALSLALDAGKPTLKLGDTVATGGELPTGAWAHLAITVGNGQLTLYINGGQAAQVELPAAAVPLEGALTVGNGLTGLVDQLEVAATVRSADWVKMAHAAQSADAKLVLAVTETEDTADAGEGGEQGHFAILVDNLTVDAWVVIIILAVMFAIAAWVMWEKAVLVGKVDKANQRFLQGFRNTRDVLAVPTNEVANSSLARLYQAGLRELQKRDVGKAGAAPLSGASLDAVKAAVDADLIRESHTLNSKIVLLTIAISGGPFLGLLGTVVGVMITFAAIAAAGDVNVNAIAPGIAAALLATVAGLAVAIPALFGYNYLAARIKNISSDMSIFVDEFVTRVAEVHGAR, from the coding sequence ATGAAACTCGCCCGTTTGTTTTCTGCTGCCGTGATCAGCGCCGCCTGTGTGTTGCCCACCGTGGCCCACGCCTGGTGGAACGCCGACTTCACCCAGCGCACCCGTGTGGTGTTCAACACCAGCGATCAGGGCGTGACCACGCAAGAGGCCTTGTCGGGCGTGGTGGTGCCGGTGCGCCTGCACTCGGGCAACTTTGATTTTCTGAACGCCAAGCTCGATGGCAGCGACCTGCGCGTGGTGGCGGCCGACGACAAAACCCCGCTGAAGTTCTGGGTGGAGCGCTTTGATGGCGCCAATGAACTGGCCGTGGTGTGGGTGCAGCTGCCCAACCTGCTGCCCGGCACCGACAAGAACATGGTGCACGTGTACGCCGGCAACGAGCAGGCACCCGCAGAGGCCACCAGCCCGGCCTTGTTCGATGGCGCCATGCTGGCCGCAGTCACCTTTGCAGGCCAAACGGGCGAGCCCGCCGCAGACGCCAGCGGCCAGATCGCCTCAGCCGGCCCGGTGGTGCGCGACAACACCGGCCTGATCGGTGCCGCAGCGCGCCTGGATGGTCAGCCCCTGAGCTGGAGTGCCGACCGCCTGAAGGCGCCTGGCAATGGCCCCTACAGCATCAGCCTGTGGTTCAAGCCCGAAGCCCTGACCGGCACCCTGGTGTCGCAAGGTGCCCTGAGCCTGGCGCTGGACGCCGGCAAGCCCACCCTCAAGCTGGGTGACACCGTGGCCACGGGCGGCGAGCTGCCCACGGGGGCCTGGGCCCACCTGGCCATCACCGTGGGCAATGGCCAGCTGACGCTGTACATCAACGGCGGCCAGGCCGCTCAGGTTGAACTGCCCGCCGCCGCCGTGCCGTTGGAAGGCGCGCTGACCGTGGGTAACGGCCTGACGGGCCTGGTGGATCAACTGGAGGTGGCCGCCACCGTGCGCAGCGCCGACTGGGTGAAGATGGCCCACGCCGCCCAGAGCGCCGATGCCAAGCTGGTGCTGGCCGTGACCGAAACCGAAGACACGGCCGACGCGGGCGAGGGCGGCGAGCAAGGCCACTTCGCCATCCTGGTGGACAACCTGACGGTGGACGCCTGGGTGGTCATCATCATCCTGGCCGTGATGTTCGCCATCGCGGCGTGGGTGATGTGGGAGAAGGCCGTGCTGGTGGGCAAGGTCGACAAGGCCAACCAGCGGTTCCTGCAAGGCTTTCGCAACACCCGCGATGTGCTGGCGGTGCCCACCAACGAGGTGGCCAATTCGTCGCTGGCCCGCCTGTACCAGGCCGGCCTGCGCGAACTGCAAAAGCGTGATGTGGGCAAAGCGGGCGCTGCGCCGCTGTCGGGTGCCTCACTGGATGCCGTCAAGGCCGCCGTGGATGCCGACCTGATCCGTGAAAGCCACACCCTGAACAGCAAGATCGTGCTGCTGACCATCGCCATCTCGGGCGGCCCCTTCCTGGGCCTGCTGGGCACGGTGGTGGGCGTGATGATCACCTTCGCGGCGATTGCCGCCGCAGGTGATGTGAACGTCAACGCCATCGCCCCTGGTATTGCGGCGGCCCTGCTGGCCACCGTGGCCGGCCTGGCGGTGGCCATCCCCGCGCTGTTTGGCTACAACTACCTGGCCGCCCGCATCAAGAACATCTCGTCGGACATGTCCATCTTCGTGGACGAGTTCGTGACCCGCGTGGCCGAAGTGCACGGAGCCCGCTGA